The following proteins are encoded in a genomic region of Leptospira fainei serovar Hurstbridge str. BUT 6:
- a CDS encoding SH3 domain-containing protein, with translation MKRGFFLSLFGIAILILCVVLAWKFWPKPSDTIYENFKKGKWEKVVKSVRLLTDPSPYDLFYASQSLVSFNAELKKLEPSEQVQEASRFSSAYKIPYIGTGNEVTFPVFEDVFLSQLSPGSFLRQKAIAYRLETASDWEDETSFVKSLKEFSKSNPIVLGPKYSLVLRKALRRETSLSESDKKNLEERLGFLSTREESSFFGGKLKNVGENTNLRTGPGTENPGRTRLKKGVSLFVLDKDPRSETIGGKKGNWLQVFVPELPAVGWIFSSFTEEDPFPTEKAESMLVGFSDSEKSQAWDFAFWEPEQSPPGFHGDYIKTEKIALDGDYGIVLYRSQNGKYREICRLVEEPFRSLEFLTASLSGEDSVPLFRLYSGQPGSWNLAFQIDLDSESVSINRNKYIIGNASSKRRFQLAISPTESGSNALASLLVGENIVLQGIRPEEEFSPGEETRYKLCLLQPEKRSDSNLAAFRFKFQL, from the coding sequence TTGAAGCGTGGATTTTTCCTTTCTCTTTTCGGAATAGCGATCCTAATTTTGTGCGTCGTTCTGGCTTGGAAATTTTGGCCCAAACCTTCCGATACGATCTATGAAAATTTCAAAAAAGGGAAATGGGAAAAAGTCGTTAAATCAGTTCGTTTATTGACTGATCCTTCCCCGTACGATTTATTTTACGCTTCACAATCGTTAGTTTCTTTTAATGCGGAATTGAAAAAGTTAGAACCTTCCGAACAAGTTCAGGAGGCCTCTCGTTTTTCTTCCGCCTATAAAATTCCTTATATCGGAACGGGCAACGAAGTCACCTTTCCGGTTTTCGAGGATGTTTTCCTTTCCCAATTGTCTCCCGGCAGCTTTCTCCGTCAAAAGGCGATCGCCTATCGTTTAGAAACCGCTTCGGATTGGGAAGACGAGACGAGCTTTGTCAAATCTCTAAAGGAATTCTCCAAAAGCAATCCGATCGTACTTGGCCCGAAATATTCATTAGTACTTCGTAAAGCATTAAGAAGAGAAACGAGTCTTTCGGAGTCGGATAAAAAAAATCTGGAAGAAAGATTAGGTTTTTTGAGTACTCGAGAAGAGTCCTCGTTCTTCGGCGGAAAACTTAAAAATGTCGGAGAAAATACGAATCTTAGAACGGGTCCAGGAACCGAAAATCCGGGTCGAACCAGATTAAAAAAGGGAGTTTCCCTATTCGTCCTGGATAAGGATCCCCGTTCGGAAACGATAGGCGGGAAAAAAGGAAACTGGCTGCAAGTTTTCGTTCCGGAATTGCCGGCCGTAGGTTGGATCTTTTCTTCGTTTACCGAGGAGGATCCGTTTCCGACGGAGAAAGCCGAGTCGATGCTTGTCGGATTTTCGGACTCTGAGAAAAGCCAAGCCTGGGACTTCGCATTTTGGGAGCCCGAACAATCTCCCCCGGGATTTCACGGTGATTATATTAAAACCGAAAAGATTGCGTTAGACGGCGATTACGGAATCGTTCTTTATCGCTCTCAAAATGGAAAATATAGAGAAATTTGTAGATTAGTGGAAGAACCGTTTCGATCCTTGGAATTTTTAACTGCAAGTTTAAGCGGCGAGGATAGCGTTCCTCTGTTTAGATTATATTCGGGACAGCCGGGAAGCTGGAACCTAGCGTTTCAAATCGACCTTGATAGTGAAAGCGTCTCAATCAATAGGAACAAATATATTATCGGAAATGCTTCGAGCAAGCGCCGATTCCAACTCGCGATTTCACCGACTGAATCCGGAAGCAATGCACTTGCTTCCCTTCTAGTCGGAGAAAATATCGTATTACAAGGAATCCGACCGGAGGAAGAATTTTCACCCGGAGAGGAAACCAGATATAAGCTTTGTCTTCTCCAGCCGGAAAAGCGCTCGGATTCGAATTTGGCTGCATTCCGATTTAAATTTCAGCTCTAA
- the sucD gene encoding succinate--CoA ligase subunit alpha, which yields MAVLVDSNTRVVVQGITGKEGSFHAQQMIEYGTNVVGGVTPGKGGQKADLVGKAVPVFNSLKDAILKEGANASIIFVPPPFAADAILEGIFNEIPLVVCITEGIPTHDMLKVYSALRSSKTRLIGPNCPGIISPKYHVKMGIMPGFIHQAGSIGIVSRSGTLTYESVAQLSQQNLGQSTVIGIGGDPVPGMNHTEAVKLLNEDSETKGIVMIGEIGGTSEEEAAEYIKHNVKKPVVGFIAGQTAPPGKRMGHAGAIISGGMGTASSKMKAMSEAGIHVCQSIAEVGEKMKKAIG from the coding sequence ATGGCAGTATTAGTAGATAGCAACACCCGAGTGGTAGTCCAAGGGATCACTGGAAAAGAAGGATCCTTTCATGCTCAACAAATGATCGAATACGGAACCAACGTAGTCGGCGGAGTCACTCCCGGAAAAGGCGGACAGAAAGCGGATCTGGTCGGTAAAGCGGTTCCGGTTTTTAATAGTCTAAAAGACGCGATTTTGAAGGAGGGAGCCAACGCTTCTATCATATTCGTCCCGCCTCCTTTTGCAGCGGATGCAATCCTAGAAGGAATCTTCAATGAAATTCCATTGGTGGTTTGTATCACCGAAGGAATCCCGACTCACGATATGCTCAAGGTATACAGTGCCCTTAGAAGCTCTAAAACGCGCTTGATCGGCCCGAACTGTCCCGGGATAATTTCTCCCAAATACCATGTAAAAATGGGTATTATGCCCGGATTTATTCACCAGGCAGGCTCGATCGGGATCGTTTCCCGTTCAGGAACCCTAACCTACGAGTCAGTCGCGCAGTTAAGTCAGCAGAATCTGGGACAATCCACGGTAATCGGTATCGGCGGAGACCCGGTTCCGGGCATGAACCATACTGAAGCGGTCAAACTCTTAAACGAAGATTCTGAAACGAAAGGGATTGTCATGATCGGTGAGATCGGCGGGACTTCCGAAGAAGAAGCTGCCGAATACATTAAACACAATGTAAAAAAACCGGTCGTAGGTTTTATTGCAGGACAAACCGCACCTCCGGGTAAGAGAATGGGCCATGCGGGCGCCATCATCAGCGGCGGAATGGGAACTGCTTCCTCAAAAATGAAAGCGATGAGCGAAGCGGGTATCCACGTCTGTCAATCCATCGCCGAAGTCGGCGAAAAAATGAAGAAGGCGATCGGCTAA
- a CDS encoding LIC_12586 family protein yields MERKSFRRISVSAIIFLLLLAAAKEGAEWYFVRRILDLRAVKELSRNFINEELGRAVALGVVEYEFPNHVFIEDLKISSDEDFAAQHLIFKANKIELVLRGLWKGTPSVRAIRIRDAQISLDLEDKISGEILGYIHKVNIPEIRLENTTVSISKGEKKLLEEVRGVDFLIRKEGSKINVGISDSVFPWPGLRYVNGTFATDIGSKGMSLSLDFRNARASAIGGLYSEFSPFFPQSGKISGKALLETDGTILKVSGKTEFSGVTGEVLQDLPLREEPWLWKNVNLDHEWARSSQELTYKEYHRIYDGDDFLELARDRTDKGLRSWNLKLEVADIDRLRDFLPFTGQLESFGGGVKLFWKGKETGNFGDWLKFESSLAVRNFRWKDADLDLKIDEGIFEWNLAGIFGASLKGSQFGFPLTAKASGKTAFKKALKGDGSAYYPLQGEYNLELDTESLVLEDYLTWYRSLRQMVREDVRTRMEKLIPEIRFVRTPIFKYFLEFPTGNLKVHSKQIRLQRSLSNMGELSLNVKLIPYQSRLEGKLSGVADAKISSYFTYGNESPYFNFDFEGVQLPWKVPAFRFCGKDLIPETVTGKGNIRFFGNNFLDFYDHFNLSLQEVRLNGLRWKGAANFPLPLQPDFEMEFDYSDPGNPPLRNLSWKSGNFNATAAVYVEPSALRYSITGSSQSTSSDSFIPAVSTPFFTKFRETKDGCILE; encoded by the coding sequence ATGGAACGTAAATCTTTTCGGAGGATTTCAGTATCCGCGATTATTTTTCTTCTACTTTTAGCAGCAGCGAAAGAAGGCGCAGAGTGGTATTTTGTTCGTCGTATCTTGGATCTGCGTGCAGTTAAAGAACTTTCCCGCAACTTTATAAACGAAGAATTGGGGAGGGCCGTAGCTCTAGGCGTCGTGGAATATGAATTTCCTAATCATGTTTTTATCGAAGATCTAAAGATTTCCAGCGACGAAGACTTTGCAGCCCAACATCTTATTTTTAAGGCAAACAAAATCGAATTAGTCTTACGGGGACTTTGGAAAGGAACTCCTTCCGTTCGCGCCATTCGGATTCGAGACGCCCAAATTTCGCTGGATCTAGAAGATAAAATTTCCGGTGAAATTCTCGGATATATTCATAAAGTGAATATTCCAGAGATTCGACTAGAGAATACGACAGTGTCGATTTCCAAGGGAGAAAAAAAGCTTTTGGAAGAAGTTCGAGGAGTGGATTTTCTGATTCGCAAAGAAGGATCGAAGATCAACGTCGGAATTTCTGATTCGGTTTTTCCTTGGCCCGGCCTACGTTACGTTAACGGTACGTTCGCGACGGATATCGGTTCGAAAGGAATGTCCCTTTCATTAGATTTTAGGAATGCTAGAGCAAGTGCGATCGGAGGTTTATATTCGGAATTTTCACCTTTTTTTCCTCAGAGTGGCAAGATTTCGGGTAAAGCGTTACTTGAGACTGACGGAACTATCCTAAAAGTAAGCGGTAAAACGGAATTTTCGGGAGTAACCGGAGAGGTTCTTCAGGATTTACCTCTTCGCGAAGAACCCTGGCTTTGGAAGAATGTAAATCTGGACCACGAATGGGCGCGATCATCCCAGGAGTTAACGTACAAAGAATACCATCGAATCTACGACGGAGACGATTTTTTAGAACTTGCACGAGACAGAACCGATAAAGGTCTACGTTCCTGGAATTTAAAATTGGAAGTAGCCGATATAGATCGTCTCAGGGATTTTCTACCGTTTACCGGACAGCTAGAATCGTTCGGAGGCGGGGTAAAACTGTTTTGGAAAGGCAAGGAAACCGGTAATTTCGGAGATTGGCTAAAATTCGAAAGTAGCTTGGCCGTTAGGAATTTCCGATGGAAGGACGCGGATCTGGATCTTAAGATCGACGAAGGAATATTCGAATGGAATCTCGCAGGAATATTCGGCGCTAGTTTGAAAGGTTCACAATTCGGGTTTCCCTTAACGGCAAAAGCGAGCGGAAAAACCGCATTTAAGAAGGCTCTGAAAGGGGACGGTTCAGCGTATTACCCTCTTCAAGGGGAGTATAATCTCGAACTGGATACCGAGTCGCTGGTATTGGAAGATTACTTAACCTGGTATCGAAGTTTAAGACAGATGGTCCGGGAAGACGTCCGAACTCGGATGGAAAAATTAATTCCGGAGATTCGCTTTGTTCGAACGCCTATCTTTAAATATTTTTTGGAATTTCCTACCGGCAATTTAAAGGTTCATTCGAAGCAGATTCGCTTGCAAAGAAGCCTTTCTAATATGGGGGAATTATCACTTAATGTTAAGTTAATTCCATATCAATCCAGGCTGGAAGGAAAACTTTCCGGAGTTGCGGATGCGAAAATTAGTTCCTATTTTACGTACGGGAACGAGAGTCCGTATTTCAATTTCGATTTCGAAGGCGTTCAGCTCCCTTGGAAAGTTCCGGCATTTCGATTTTGCGGAAAAGATTTAATTCCGGAAACCGTTACGGGAAAAGGGAACATTCGGTTTTTTGGAAATAATTTCCTGGATTTTTACGATCATTTCAATCTAAGCTTGCAGGAAGTTCGGCTTAACGGTCTTCGCTGGAAGGGGGCGGCCAATTTTCCTTTGCCGCTTCAACCGGATTTTGAAATGGAGTTCGATTACAGCGACCCGGGTAATCCGCCGTTACGTAACCTTTCCTGGAAGTCGGGGAATTTTAATGCGACAGCTGCAGTTTACGTAGAGCCTTCCGCTTTGCGTTATTCCATCACTGGAAGTTCCCAATCGACTTCGTCGGATTCGTTTATTCCCGCAGTTTCGACTCCGTTCTTTACAAAGTTTCGCGAAACTAAAGACGGCTGTATTTTAGAGTGA
- the sucC gene encoding ADP-forming succinate--CoA ligase subunit beta gives MKIHEYQAKEILRRHNAKVPFGVVIDQKTDGAKAYDEVSGKTGTPVVVVKAQIHAGGRGKGGGVKVTKTKDDALAAVDKILGMQLVTPQTGHEGKKVLKVYLEQGINIAKEYYLSILLDRSVRKTIIMASTEGGMEIEEVAETHPEKILKIALDPGIGLQPSQASQLAFDLELPVESHKSFKALLSSIYQAYIKEDASLLEINPLILTKENEIVAGDCKMDLDENALYRHPDNAAFRDISEEDPLEVKASEYNINYVKLDGNIGCMVNGAGLAMATMDIVKLAGAEPANFLDVGGGANVTTVTNGFKLILGDPNVKGIFVNIFGGIVRCDRVATGIIEAAKAVNINVPLVVRLKGTNAEEGKRILNESGLNIIAEEDLRTAAKKVAEAIK, from the coding sequence ATGAAAATTCATGAGTACCAGGCGAAAGAAATCCTGAGACGCCATAACGCGAAGGTTCCCTTCGGCGTAGTTATAGATCAAAAAACAGACGGAGCAAAAGCTTACGACGAAGTATCCGGAAAAACCGGAACTCCTGTCGTAGTCGTAAAAGCTCAGATCCATGCCGGCGGGCGCGGAAAAGGTGGCGGAGTCAAAGTGACTAAGACGAAAGACGACGCTCTCGCCGCCGTTGATAAAATTCTAGGCATGCAGCTCGTTACTCCCCAAACCGGGCACGAGGGAAAAAAAGTTCTAAAAGTTTATCTAGAGCAAGGAATCAATATCGCAAAAGAATATTATCTAAGTATTCTTTTGGACCGCTCCGTTCGGAAAACGATCATCATGGCTTCCACGGAAGGCGGAATGGAGATCGAAGAAGTCGCGGAAACTCATCCCGAAAAAATCCTAAAAATCGCATTAGATCCTGGAATCGGATTGCAGCCGAGCCAAGCTTCGCAACTCGCTTTCGACCTTGAATTGCCTGTCGAATCTCATAAATCCTTCAAAGCTTTACTTTCTTCCATTTACCAAGCTTATATCAAAGAAGACGCGTCTCTTTTGGAGATCAACCCGTTGATCTTAACCAAGGAAAACGAAATCGTCGCCGGAGATTGTAAAATGGACCTGGATGAAAATGCACTCTATCGTCATCCGGACAACGCGGCATTCCGTGATATTTCTGAAGAGGATCCTTTAGAAGTCAAAGCCAGCGAATACAATATTAATTACGTAAAATTGGATGGAAATATCGGCTGTATGGTTAACGGAGCCGGTCTCGCGATGGCTACCATGGACATCGTAAAATTAGCCGGAGCCGAGCCTGCAAACTTTTTGGACGTCGGCGGTGGAGCGAACGTGACCACGGTAACGAACGGATTTAAACTGATTTTAGGTGATCCGAACGTAAAAGGAATTTTCGTAAATATCTTTGGCGGAATCGTACGTTGCGATCGAGTCGCGACCGGTATCATTGAGGCGGCCAAAGCGGTGAATATCAATGTTCCTCTCGTAGTGCGATTGAAAGGGACCAACGCGGAAGAAGGAAAACGGATACTGAACGAATCCGGCCTGAATATCATCGCGGAAGAAGATCTGCGGACCGCAGCGAAAAAAGTGGCAGAAGCCATTAAATAA
- a CDS encoding LpxI family protein encodes MGRLGILAGGGNLPEIGMREALAAGEDPLFLSIAESDFKTGNYPDRVIPIHIAKIGGLFKSCKANKIDRLLLLGKVKKEIIFKSLNFDLKAIALLARMVNKHDYSIFKTIAEDFEKEGIKILSQKTYLQSLLLPEGRYTKKPLDKKQLADVEFGMEYAEKIANLDIGQTVIVLDKSVLAVEAVEGTDKAIERGGSFAKKDKAVVCKSSKPSQDDRFDLPTVGLETLKTMKDNNCGTLSLREGETIVVDPTEFIRLAEKLKIHILSIGRGNLSKINRIQKSISKA; translated from the coding sequence TTGGGACGTTTAGGAATCTTAGCGGGAGGAGGCAACCTTCCGGAAATCGGAATGAGAGAAGCATTGGCCGCAGGCGAAGATCCGCTTTTTCTTTCCATTGCCGAATCCGACTTTAAAACCGGAAATTATCCTGATCGAGTCATCCCGATTCATATCGCAAAAATAGGCGGGCTATTCAAATCCTGCAAAGCCAACAAGATCGACCGCCTCTTACTTTTAGGAAAAGTAAAAAAAGAGATCATTTTTAAGAGCTTAAATTTCGATTTAAAGGCGATCGCTCTCTTAGCGAGAATGGTCAACAAACACGATTACTCTATCTTTAAAACGATAGCCGAAGATTTCGAAAAAGAAGGAATAAAGATCCTTTCCCAGAAAACATATCTGCAATCGTTACTTTTGCCGGAAGGTCGGTACACCAAAAAGCCGTTGGACAAAAAGCAACTCGCGGATGTCGAATTCGGAATGGAATATGCCGAAAAAATCGCGAATCTGGATATTGGACAAACCGTCATCGTTTTGGATAAATCGGTGCTCGCAGTGGAGGCGGTGGAAGGAACGGACAAGGCAATTGAGCGAGGCGGATCGTTCGCAAAGAAAGATAAAGCCGTTGTTTGTAAGAGTTCCAAACCGAGTCAAGACGATAGATTCGACCTCCCCACAGTGGGCCTGGAAACCTTAAAAACGATGAAAGATAATAATTGCGGAACCCTCTCTCTTCGAGAAGGAGAAACCATCGTGGTCGATCCGACGGAATTTATTCGCCTTGCCGAAAAATTGAAAATACATATCTTGAGTATCGGCCGTGGTAACCTCTCGAAAATCAACCGTATCCAAAAAAGCATCTCAAAAGCATAA
- the lpxB gene encoding lipid-A-disaccharide synthase, producing MVTSRKSTVSKKASQKHKKGLEKNKHIVREWTDSSSPVFLFLAGEHSGDLLGGELIKELRKSYPDSPFFGVGGPRMIEEGFDSIENMEELSVIGFTAVLFKYKFLKALMEKLVDEAIARSCTHAVLVDYPGFNLRLAERLKALGIKVIFYVSPQLWAWKFDRIFTIKENVDLMLVLFPFEKELYDKYEIRSVFVGHPIAQRIKEKIKKELPIPNTGEDRPHSSFIVTLMPGSRGGEIRRILGTLIQTAKLLHSDLEAEKKHVRFLLPNINIKEEEYIQKSIEHAQAQLPGLNIEYYFDRSLRAIEAADLVLVASGTATLEVVYFEKPMIILYKVSFLTYVIASRFIRTPFIGLVNILSGRETARELIQAECTPEIAREEALAILKNKKYRNAMIEEISSVKQSLGEDPTARNAAKAIVHFLKEKH from the coding sequence GTGGTAACCTCTCGAAAATCAACCGTATCCAAAAAAGCATCTCAAAAGCATAAGAAAGGTCTCGAAAAGAACAAACATATCGTTCGAGAATGGACAGATAGTTCCTCGCCTGTGTTCCTCTTCTTGGCTGGAGAACATTCAGGCGATCTGCTCGGAGGGGAACTCATCAAGGAACTAAGAAAGTCTTATCCGGATTCGCCTTTCTTCGGTGTAGGCGGCCCCCGAATGATCGAAGAAGGCTTCGACTCCATTGAAAATATGGAAGAGTTATCGGTGATCGGCTTCACTGCCGTCTTATTCAAATATAAATTTCTGAAAGCGCTTATGGAAAAGCTGGTGGACGAAGCTATTGCGCGTTCATGCACGCACGCAGTATTAGTCGATTATCCGGGATTTAACTTACGGTTGGCCGAGCGGTTAAAAGCCCTCGGTATTAAAGTCATCTTCTACGTTTCTCCGCAACTATGGGCTTGGAAATTCGATCGAATCTTTACCATCAAAGAAAACGTGGATTTAATGCTGGTTCTCTTTCCTTTTGAAAAGGAGCTTTATGATAAATACGAGATCCGTAGCGTTTTTGTCGGCCATCCGATTGCCCAGCGGATAAAGGAAAAAATCAAGAAGGAGCTGCCGATTCCGAATACCGGGGAAGATCGTCCTCATTCTTCGTTTATCGTAACATTAATGCCGGGATCTCGAGGCGGAGAGATTCGGCGCATTTTAGGAACTCTGATACAGACTGCAAAACTTCTGCATTCCGATTTAGAAGCGGAAAAAAAACATGTCCGATTTCTTCTTCCTAACATCAATATTAAAGAAGAAGAATATATACAAAAATCCATCGAACATGCGCAGGCTCAGCTTCCGGGATTGAATATCGAATACTATTTCGATCGATCGTTGCGTGCCATCGAGGCTGCCGATTTGGTCCTTGTAGCATCGGGTACCGCCACGTTAGAAGTCGTATATTTTGAAAAGCCGATGATCATCCTGTATAAAGTCAGCTTTTTAACTTATGTAATCGCTTCCCGCTTTATTAGAACTCCGTTTATCGGGTTAGTTAATATTCTCTCGGGAAGAGAAACCGCGCGGGAATTGATTCAAGCCGAATGCACGCCGGAAATCGCCCGCGAAGAGGCCCTTGCGATCCTGAAGAATAAAAAATATAGAAACGCGATGATAGAAGAAATCTCTTCCGTAAAGCAATCTTTAGGAGAAGATCCTACTGCGCGAAATGCAGCAAAAGCGATCGTTCATTTTCTAAAAGAGAAACATTAA
- a CDS encoding DoxX family protein: MLETLLSTNEDLAPLILRITLAAVIFPHGAQKLLGWFGGYGFKGTFGYLTQQAGLPAIVATLVILGESLGSAAVLLGFLTRFSAISIGIIMVGAALTHKGNGFFMNWYGAQKGEGFEFHLLAIGIALTLGFTGGGLYSIDQFILTLF; this comes from the coding sequence ATGTTAGAAACTTTACTTTCCACGAATGAGGACCTGGCCCCTCTGATTCTTCGTATCACACTTGCCGCAGTGATCTTTCCTCACGGAGCTCAAAAGCTTTTAGGCTGGTTTGGTGGTTACGGCTTTAAAGGAACCTTTGGATATCTGACCCAACAAGCGGGCCTGCCTGCAATCGTTGCCACTCTCGTAATACTCGGAGAATCTCTCGGATCTGCGGCCGTTCTATTGGGTTTTCTAACTCGCTTTTCGGCGATAAGCATCGGAATCATTATGGTCGGAGCCGCCCTCACCCATAAGGGAAACGGTTTTTTTATGAACTGGTACGGAGCTCAAAAAGGGGAAGGATTTGAGTTCCATCTATTAGCGATTGGAATCGCGTTAACTCTCGGTTTCACCGGCGGAGGATTATATTCCATCGATCAGTTCATTCTCACCTTATTCTAA
- a CDS encoding FmdB family zinc ribbon protein, whose product MPTYEYRCRNCGQTFEFFQSMKDEPLKECILCKNGEVDRLISNGGGIIFKGSGFYVTDNKAPGSSSGNGSPSSTPSDSSSK is encoded by the coding sequence ATGCCTACTTACGAATATAGATGCAGAAACTGTGGTCAAACTTTCGAATTCTTTCAATCGATGAAAGACGAACCTTTAAAAGAATGTATCCTCTGCAAGAATGGCGAAGTGGATCGCCTAATTTCAAACGGTGGCGGAATCATATTTAAAGGCTCGGGATTTTACGTAACCGACAATAAGGCTCCCGGATCTTCTTCCGGCAACGGTTCACCTTCTTCCACTCCGTCCGACTCTTCATCCAAATAA
- the ruvA gene encoding Holliday junction branch migration protein RuvA — MISGLQGFIRKLEVNTVQLDVQGVTYEITISFKTYLELKDTYLAGKKEILLHIHHSITERGQRLFGFLHERDKEFFKVMKGLHGIGEMTALKVLSFFSPWELYRIASSGQAKDLEKIPKVRAKTSEKIFFEVKQNMKKLELFLDGTPADPIPSDIRREELSSPEDRFKETAVQALVQLGFDDKSALKEVEKVLKKQEFQDTGELVREILKNL, encoded by the coding sequence ATGATATCCGGACTCCAGGGTTTTATTCGAAAATTAGAGGTGAACACCGTCCAATTGGACGTGCAAGGTGTGACCTATGAGATCACCATTTCGTTTAAAACCTATTTGGAGCTAAAGGATACTTATCTTGCGGGTAAAAAAGAGATTCTACTTCATATCCATCATTCGATTACCGAGCGTGGACAGCGTTTATTCGGTTTTCTGCATGAACGAGACAAGGAATTCTTTAAGGTAATGAAAGGATTACATGGAATCGGAGAAATGACCGCCTTAAAGGTCCTCTCCTTCTTCAGTCCTTGGGAATTGTATCGAATTGCTTCCTCCGGTCAGGCAAAGGATCTGGAAAAAATTCCAAAAGTCCGCGCCAAAACTTCGGAAAAGATTTTCTTCGAAGTGAAACAAAATATGAAAAAGCTAGAGTTATTTCTAGATGGCACACCGGCGGATCCGATCCCTTCGGATATACGCAGAGAAGAACTATCCTCTCCGGAAGATAGATTTAAAGAAACGGCAGTGCAAGCGTTAGTTCAGCTTGGCTTCGATGATAAATCGGCGCTTAAAGAAGTCGAAAAAGTCTTAAAAAAGCAAGAGTTTCAGGACACTGGCGAATTGGTTCGAGAAATTCTAAAGAATCTCTGA
- a CDS encoding TolC family protein, with product MSAVKAFAWGAILVVSQFGLLAQSGTKQLKLTTEETVKRALESNFNLQNLRYQLVKSDSDYLKAESKYSWRIVADGTFNQTILPFNQNNVFTGNKISDDTMKGGIEKTIRATGTYFKIEAGNRRFDSNAFEDKSNPFTASFSGLGLPPLYTGFLRLTFSQDLMKNAFGYQGRNEEKILEKQTQIAKNQVSQQISQAIVDSLLDFWDYSIKLHSLKTYRKLQENVKDIRNLTMRKQGLGLSEGFEVNQWNSLLAQADSQLETAIVQKDESKRKLTRELKLDDGTELSEETDLLEEIPEKPDYTKDLAIAYQKRADYLNAIKQKEIAEVLLKNAKNNQLPSLTLSGTAASQAQTLASPQKNYSDPADGVTSFKYKDYQSKLAFSYPLFDKGVYAGRRDSEIGVRQAVLAEQDIKNQVRDDVRGRIDSLEASYRIYKNSIVTERETQSYYNGVLRSFRQGRADAVAVKNALDTLVQDQLSLTQAKVNFNIDLMRYYIAKNTLLERFDLSVDKLLPNVE from the coding sequence ATTTCTGCTGTGAAAGCGTTTGCCTGGGGGGCCATCCTAGTTGTGTCCCAATTCGGCTTACTTGCCCAATCGGGCACGAAACAACTCAAATTAACGACTGAAGAAACCGTCAAGCGCGCTCTGGAGAGTAACTTTAACCTCCAGAATCTCCGATACCAATTGGTAAAATCGGATTCCGATTATTTAAAAGCCGAATCCAAATATTCCTGGAGAATCGTCGCCGACGGAACCTTCAACCAAACGATATTGCCGTTTAACCAGAACAACGTCTTTACCGGTAACAAAATCTCGGATGATACGATGAAAGGCGGGATCGAAAAAACGATTCGGGCTACGGGAACGTACTTTAAAATCGAAGCAGGAAATAGACGATTCGACTCGAACGCATTCGAAGATAAAAGCAACCCGTTCACTGCAAGTTTCTCGGGTTTAGGACTTCCGCCATTATATACCGGCTTTCTTCGCTTAACATTTAGCCAAGACCTTATGAAAAACGCATTCGGTTATCAAGGTCGAAACGAAGAGAAAATTTTAGAGAAGCAAACTCAGATTGCCAAGAACCAAGTCTCGCAACAAATTTCCCAAGCAATCGTGGACTCGCTTTTGGATTTCTGGGATTATTCGATCAAACTGCATTCTTTAAAAACGTATAGAAAACTTCAGGAAAACGTAAAAGACATCCGTAATCTTACGATGCGTAAGCAAGGTCTCGGTCTGTCCGAAGGTTTCGAAGTCAATCAATGGAATTCCCTACTCGCCCAAGCCGATAGTCAACTTGAGACGGCAATAGTTCAAAAGGACGAGTCCAAAAGAAAACTGACTCGCGAACTTAAATTGGATGATGGAACCGAACTTTCCGAAGAAACGGATTTGCTGGAAGAAATTCCCGAAAAGCCGGATTATACTAAGGATTTGGCGATCGCATACCAAAAGAGAGCGGATTACTTAAACGCAATTAAACAGAAAGAGATCGCCGAGGTTCTGCTAAAGAATGCGAAGAATAACCAGCTTCCTAGCTTGACTCTTTCCGGAACGGCCGCTTCGCAAGCGCAAACTCTCGCTTCTCCGCAAAAGAATTACAGCGACCCCGCAGACGGAGTGACCTCTTTCAAATACAAGGATTACCAAAGTAAATTAGCGTTTTCTTATCCTTTATTCGATAAGGGCGTTTATGCAGGAAGGCGGGATTCTGAGATCGGAGTTCGTCAGGCAGTGCTCGCGGAACAGGACATTAAAAACCAAGTCCGGGACGATGTCAGAGGAAGAATCGATTCTCTAGAAGCAAGTTATAGAATATACAAAAATTCGATCGTTACGGAGCGCGAGACTCAGAGTTATTATAACGGAGTTCTGCGTAGCTTTCGACAAGGCCGAGCCGATGCGGTGGCTGTAAAGAACGCTTTAGATACCTTGGTTCAAGACCAGCTTAGTTTAACCCAAGCGAAAGTGAATTTTAATATCGATTTAATGCGCTATTATATCGCAAAGAATACGCTCTTAGAACGTTTCGATTTGAGTGTGGATAAACTGCTTCCAAACGTAGAATAA